The nucleotide window GAACTCGGCGCTCTGATCGGTGGGCAGCCGGGTCAGCACGTAGTACGGCTCCATGCGCACGACGGCTTGGCGCGTCACGCCCGGCGTCGGCACCGACGTGTTGGTCGGCGACGCACCGAGGTCACCGGTACCGGGATCGGGCGCCACGTTCCAGGCATCCGACGCCGAGAACCAGTCGTCGGGCTTGGTGAGGTGGTAGCGGCCGAACATCGAGGTCTGGATTCGGAACAGGTCCTCGGGATAGCGCAGGTGGGCGCGCAGGGCGTCGGGCATCTGCGACGCGTCGGTGAACAGCTTGGGGAAGATCTTGCTGTAGGCCAGCGCCACGGGGTCCTTGGTGTCGAACCGGTAGAAGGTCATCTTGCCGGTGAAGGCGTCGACCGTGACCTTTACCGAGTTGCGCACGTAGTTGAAGTTCGATACGAGCCCGCTGTTGTTCGGCACGCGGCTGGTGTCGGCCGTCTGCGCGTACGGGTAGTGGCTGCTCGTGGTGTAGGCGTCGAGGATCCAGATGATCTTGCCGTCGAGGATCACGGGATACGGGTCGCTGTCGTAGCGCAGGAACGGCGCCACCTTCTTCACCCGCTGGGTGATGTCGCGGTAGTAGATGGCCCGCGACTTGGGCGTGATCTGTCCGGAGATCAACAGGTTCTTCTCGCCGAAGCGGATGGCGAAGGCCAGCTTGCGGGCAAAGCTCGACAGGGCGACGCCGCCACCGCCCTCGTAGTGCGAGGCCGCGCCCGGCGCGTCGAGTTCGGGCTGCTTGGTGTTGACCACCGCGTAGCTCGACAGGTTCTCGCCGAAGTACACGCGGGGCTGGGTGATCTTGGGTTCGCCGACGGGCGGCACGTCCTTGAGCGTGAAGACGGGGTTGCCTTCGCTCGTGGCCGCGTTCGCCGGCGCCACCACCGCGCCGTACCCGTGGGTGTACTGGAGGTGACGGTTGACCCACGACCGGCCGCCTTCGGGCAGACCCGCCGAGTTGAGTTCGCGCGCCGAGGCCATCACCTGGGTCTTCTGGCCGTCGATGTCGTAGCGGTCGGCGTCGACGTCGTTGAACTGGTAGTAGCTCTTCTGCGACTGGAGGCTTTCGAAGGTGTCGTTGGTGAAGTTCGGGTCCCACAGCCGGATGTTGCGCACCGTGTCCTGGTTGGCTGCCAGGTCGTCGGAGGTGAGGTTGTCGTTGTACTGGTACTGCGAGATCGACACGTTGGTCAGGCCGAGCGCGGCGCGCGTCGCCACGATGTTGCGCTTGATGTAGGGCCGTTCCTTCGAGTTCTCCTGCGGGTTGACGCTCAGGCTCTGCACCGCCGCAGGGATGATGCCGCCCACGACAACCGACAACACCAGCCACAAGCTGACCGCCACCGCCGGATACGTCCAGCCGCGGCGGCGGATGTTGACGAAGAACAGCGCGGCGGCCACGAGCGACGCGAACAGCAGCAGGTTGATCGCTGGCAGACGCGCCTTGAGGTCGGTGTAGGTGGCGCCCTGCACGATGCCCTTGCCGGAGTACAGGATCGACCAGCGCTGCACGAGATAACCGAACGCCTTGACGAGGGCGAGCGCGGCGAACAGCACCGACAGATGGGCGCGCACCTGGGGCGTCACCCGGTCGAGGGCGGCGGGCGCGAGCCGGATGCCGCCGTTGAGGTAGTGCGCCACCGCGCTGAGCACCGCGGTGATGAGCACGGCGGTGAACAGCCAGCCGACGAGGAACTGGAGGAACGGAAGCCGGA belongs to Acidimicrobiales bacterium and includes:
- a CDS encoding UPF0182 family protein; the protein is MTNVTDLPRRGPRAGRRIALLPIIAGLFLLWFLLRGGSNTFTDYLFFSEVGFTRVFRGIVGTQFLLVLGFGLVFFALLWGNLVLTERLAPGFRPLGPGDEIVARYRDTVGDNAGRLRLVVAILFSLIAGASASGEWQHWLLFRHAQSFGVKDPLKGWLFGRDVGFYVFRLPFLQFLVGWLFTAVLITAVLSAVAHYLNGGIRLAPAALDRVTPQVRAHLSVLFAALALVKAFGYLVQRWSILYSGKGIVQGATYTDLKARLPAINLLLFASLVAAALFFVNIRRRGWTYPAVAVSLWLVLSVVVGGIIPAAVQSLSVNPQENSKERPYIKRNIVATRAALGLTNVSISQYQYNDNLTSDDLAANQDTVRNIRLWDPNFTNDTFESLQSQKSYYQFNDVDADRYDIDGQKTQVMASARELNSAGLPEGGRSWVNRHLQYTHGYGAVVAPANAATSEGNPVFTLKDVPPVGEPKITQPRVYFGENLSSYAVVNTKQPELDAPGAASHYEGGGGVALSSFARKLAFAIRFGEKNLLISGQITPKSRAIYYRDITQRVKKVAPFLRYDSDPYPVILDGKIIWILDAYTTSSHYPYAQTADTSRVPNNSGLVSNFNYVRNSVKVTVDAFTGKMTFYRFDTKDPVALAYSKIFPKLFTDASQMPDALRAHLRYPEDLFRIQTSMFGRYHLTKPDDWFSASDAWNVAPDPGTGDLGASPTNTSVPTPGVTRQAVVRMEPYYVLTRLPTDQSAEFQILQPFVPRSSNDSRKNLTAFMVAKSDPDSYGKLEAYVMPADQNVAGPVVIASEMQSDPAVAQAETFLGQSGSRIKRGNIVMLPLGTSIIAVRPMYVQAEGDTAFPQLRKVIVWHAGDVAIGDTLQDALTQLFGSAPPTQEEGAGNSQGGGQTQQPSQTVADLLAKAQAAFDAADKSLREGDLAGYQQHVSEARDDLNKAQQQQSADQAASSSKSTSA